Genomic DNA from Gracilinanus agilis isolate LMUSP501 unplaced genomic scaffold, AgileGrace unplaced_scaffold18453, whole genome shotgun sequence:
GGACCGCAGAAAGGCCCGGCGGCCGCGGGGAGCCTCTCACCGATGCTGGGTCGCAGGTCGTTGAGCACATCGACGCGCTCGAGCTTGGCCAACAGCTGAAGTAAGCGGCCCACAGTGGCGTGCTCGCGCCGCTGCCAGGCTTCCAGGAGGCGACCGGTGGGGTCGCGCTCCGCCTGCAAGTTGACAATCTCCAAGTACTGGAAGCCCAGCTCCTCCGCCAGCGAGGGCCAGTAGGCCGCCACCTGGGCGGGAGGGTTCAGGTAGAGCGCCAGGCGCCTGCGCACCGAGAAGTTGAGCGCCACCAGGGGCACGTCGTGCAACTCGGAGCCCGAGGCTGAGGCCGAAGCCGAGGCTCGGGCCGTTACGGCTCGGCTGGGGCTGGGGTCGTGGCTGGCCATGGCGGGTACGGGCGCGGGATGCGGCTACTTCCCCATCTCGCGGACGTCAGCGCCTCCTCCTCCGCCTCCTCCTCCCTCGCCGCCCCGTCCGGTTTCACTTTCTTGGCGCGCTCCGCCCCGGGGCCCGTCCAGCCTTCCTCCCCGGCCCCTCCCCCGGCACGTCTGGCCTCCAGCTGTGCTCCCCTGGGGCGAGCGGGACATCCCGGGCGCCCCGCTGCCCCCAGGGGTACGGAGAGCACCGAGTAGAGGGGATTCTGGGAGGCGGGAAGAGGAGAAAGTGTCCCACCCAACCTCCGATTCTGGCAGCGCGCAGGGGCGGAGCCGGGACGCGGAAGGACCTGTCAGTTCCCTGGTTCTTCCCGGGGATCCGAAGAGTTTGGGGAAGCTGAGCCTGGGAGGAGCGGGGAGACACCGACCACGACTGCTGAGAAGGGGCGGGGACGTCGAGCAGCCTCCTGCTCAGTTAGGGGGAGATTTGACTTTCTGGCCCTGCTGGTCTCGGGCTGCTTCCTAGTAAGGAACGGAGCGGCCGCCTGCCGCTCATCTCTCTCTCTCGGGACGAACCCGGCCTTGCCTTGGGCCCGGCCCCTGGCGCCCCTAAGGGACACCCCTGGCAgcctgggaggtggggagagggcaCCGCCCGAGATTCACGAGCCTGGAAGAGATCATCGCAGAAATCGTCTATCCTACAGTCAGGCAGCCACcgagcatttattaggcacctactggGTGCCAGACACTTAGGGATGCgagcagaaaggataaaagaatCCTTACTTTCCGAGAACTTAcgttctaatgggagagatgaaTAAACAAAGATGTACAAAAGAATTGAATAGAAGGGAGTTGGGGAAGGAGGGCACTA
This window encodes:
- the LOC123254243 gene encoding myeloid differentiation primary response protein MyD88-like, whose translation is MASHDPSPSRAVTARASASASASGSELHDVPLVALNFSVRRRLALYLNPPAQVAAYWPSLAEELGFQYLEIVNLQAERDPTGRLLEAWQRREHATVGRLLQLLAKLERVDVLNDLRPSI